In bacterium, a single genomic region encodes these proteins:
- a CDS encoding methyltransferase domain-containing protein, with protein MVEVVPSRSVLEPQDALEELRSMLSSWGGAWFLDKDGPFRISFKRVKGSPFLLRTRYQQMELVELEGYGLCLILDGKVQLAASDERIYHELLVHPACVIHGSPCSVLILGGGDGCAARELLRYEGIHEIVIVDIDEEVVAVFRERFRELNCGSLEDPRVKVVPRDAMEFLKQAKTTYDIIISDLTEPFDPAERAGDLSAHLYSPEAYALIKKRLAPGGVFVCQSGGVLYQSHYDQYHMEILRGIKECFPHVAAAYEFVPSFEAMWSITLASLRPLEISWKEVDQVLSRLGVRGLLHYDGQAHQRAFSTPRLLGPSSPG; from the coding sequence ATGGTCGAGGTGGTGCCTTCCCGTAGCGTGCTTGAACCGCAGGATGCATTGGAAGAGCTAAGAAGCATGCTTAGTTCTTGGGGAGGGGCCTGGTTCCTGGACAAGGATGGGCCTTTCCGCATCAGCTTCAAGAGGGTCAAGGGCAGTCCCTTTTTGCTTCGTACCCGTTACCAACAGATGGAACTGGTGGAACTTGAGGGCTATGGCCTTTGTTTGATCCTGGATGGGAAGGTCCAGCTGGCAGCCAGCGATGAGAGAATATACCACGAACTGCTGGTTCATCCGGCCTGTGTCATCCATGGAAGCCCTTGCTCGGTTCTGATATTGGGGGGAGGAGACGGCTGTGCTGCCAGGGAGTTGCTCCGATATGAGGGAATCCATGAGATAGTGATCGTGGACATAGATGAGGAGGTTGTGGCTGTTTTCCGGGAGCGTTTCCGGGAGCTAAACTGTGGTTCCCTGGAGGACCCAAGAGTCAAGGTGGTGCCCAGGGACGCCATGGAGTTCCTGAAACAAGCCAAGACGACATATGACATCATAATATCTGATCTAACAGAGCCCTTTGATCCAGCCGAAAGGGCGGGGGACCTTTCAGCCCACCTTTACTCCCCAGAGGCTTATGCTTTGATCAAAAAAAGGCTGGCCCCAGGGGGGGTATTTGTGTGCCAAAGCGGTGGGGTCTTATATCAATCCCATTATGACCAATACCACATGGAGATCCTGCGGGGGATCAAGGAGTGCTTTCCCCATGTGGCTGCGGCCTATGAATTCGTGCCTTCCTTTGAGGCCATGTGGAGCATCACACTGGCTTCCTTAAGACCCCTTGAGATCTCTTGGAAAGAGGTGGACCAAGTCTTAAGCCGTCTGGGAGTAAGGGGTCTTTTGCATTATGATGGCCAGGCCCATCAAAGGGCCTTCAGCACCCCCAGGCTGCTGGGTCCAAGCAGCCCCGGATGA